The following coding sequences are from one Rutidosis leptorrhynchoides isolate AG116_Rl617_1_P2 chromosome 11, CSIRO_AGI_Rlap_v1, whole genome shotgun sequence window:
- the LOC139876642 gene encoding uncharacterized protein isoform X2, translated as MGMTIRCLQVLDVVTGLVAIERLSQVIGERLCRCNFKNHAFASPKLLLEKRECKRKAITTEEIDDFTLDMDAISERSHACSYCGTEPKGVGSQIWMGIKQLLLEFLTDIMGEDGSGENNDSDEAQS; from the exons ATGGGAATGACCATTCGTTGTTTACAG GTTCTTGATGTTGTAACGGGTTTGGTTGCCATCGAAAGACTAAGTCAAGTGATAGGAGAAAGACTATGCCGCTGCAACTTTAAAAATCATGCCTTTGCGTCCCCAAAGTTACTTCTTGAGAAGAG GGAATGCAAAAGAAAGGCAATTACTACAGAAGAGATTGATGATTTTACGCTTGACATGGATGCAATTTCAGAACGTTCACATGCATGTTCGTATTGTGGGACAGAACCAAAAGGTGTTGGATCTCAA ATATGGATGGGGATCAAGCAGCTCCTCCTCGAATTTTTAACTGATATAATGGGAGAAGATGGATCCGGTGAGAATAATGACAGTGATGAAGCGCAATCATAG
- the LOC139876642 gene encoding uncharacterized protein isoform X3, which translates to MGMTIRCLQVLDVVTGLVAIERLSQVIGERLCRCNFKNHAFASPKLLLEKRECKRKAITTEEIDDFTLDMDAISERSHACSYCGTEPKDMDGDQAAPPRIFN; encoded by the exons ATGGGAATGACCATTCGTTGTTTACAG GTTCTTGATGTTGTAACGGGTTTGGTTGCCATCGAAAGACTAAGTCAAGTGATAGGAGAAAGACTATGCCGCTGCAACTTTAAAAATCATGCCTTTGCGTCCCCAAAGTTACTTCTTGAGAAGAG GGAATGCAAAAGAAAGGCAATTACTACAGAAGAGATTGATGATTTTACGCTTGACATGGATGCAATTTCAGAACGTTCACATGCATGTTCGTATTGTGGGACAGAACCAAAAG ATATGGATGGGGATCAAGCAGCTCCTCCTCGAATTTTTAACTGA